The following coding sequences lie in one Vanacampus margaritifer isolate UIUO_Vmar chromosome 16, RoL_Vmar_1.0, whole genome shotgun sequence genomic window:
- the snrnp35 gene encoding U11/U12 small nuclear ribonucleoprotein 35 kDa protein has protein sequence MADWNPIAKVYDPLKAGSIDGTDVEPHDRAVWRGMCARYKPNKSVVGDPLLTLFVARLNPMTTEEKLHQVFSKFGEIKRVRLVRDVVTGFSKRYAFVEYKEERAVVRARRDANKLVVDQQELFVDFELERTLKGWIPRRLGGGLGGKKESGQLRFGGRDRPFRKPINLSARPLQQEWSGGGRREWERSGRRDRDNRGNRDRDRDEWGGRGNDDSRYRDRSRHRDRR, from the coding sequence ATGGCGGACTGGAACCCCATCGCCAAGGTGTACGACCCGCTCAAAGCCGGCAGCATCGACGGCACCGACGTGGAGCCCCACGACCGAGCCGTGTGGAGGGGAATGTGCGCCCGCTACAAGCCAAACAAAAGCGTCGTGGGAGACCCGCTGCTCACTCTCTTCGTGGCTCGACTCAATCCGATGACCACCGAGGAGAAACTGCACCAGGTATTCTCAAAATTTGGTGAAATTAAGCGGGTCCGGCTGGTTCGTGATGTGGTCACCGGCTTCTCCAAGCGCTACGCCTTCGTCGAGTACAAGGAGGAGCGGGCCGTGGTGCGAGCACGCCGGGACGCTAACAAACTGGTGGTCGACCAGCAGGAGTTGTTCGTGGATTTCGAGCTGGAGCGAACCCTCAAAGGCTGGATCCCTAGACGGCTCGGCGGCGGGCTAGGGGGCAAGAAGGAGTCCGGCCAGCTGCGCTTCGGCGGCAGGGATAGACCCTTCCGGAAGCCCATCAATCTCAGTGCCAGACCATTGCAGCAGGAGTGGTCGGGTGGCGGGCGCAGGGAGTGGGAGAGATCCGGACGGCGAGACCGCGACAATCGGGGTAATCGAGACCGAGACAGGGACGAGTGGGGGGGCAGAGGGAACGATGACAGCCGCTACCGAGACAGGAGCAGGCACCGAGACAGGAGATGA
- the bud13 gene encoding BUD13 homolog isoform X2, translating into MAASTASIKGAELSKAEYLKRYLSNDGDAKKSKGKLKKKRRKIPGKGLKIVDDDIDWKQTVAEENEEEEDDEEAPVIAEVIDERPDDVRMLEIFRSSSRWKVIGDENEEEDIQSGDLPEQSSGRKTRHDSPDASPPRRPLHDSPDMSPPRKKRHNSPDQSPPRRKKQQKGRRDSDSDLSPPRWGRHGGKVSDDDLSPPRRNAQTEGNSMLSGGKAGLVSSDVLRMEKEEARRRDGNNKELENASRHAQTVFRDKSGKKRDLESEREEQKRKAGEKAAKDEKYAQWGKGLAQGQMEQQRLEDAVREAQKPLARNRDDEDLDRMLREQVRDGDPMAAMLRRKKERKTHGVKEKPQYRGPPPPPNRFNLLPGYRWDGVNRSNGFEQKRYTRIADKKALQEEAYKWSVEDM; encoded by the exons atggctgcctccacTGCTAGCATCAAAGGAGCTGAATTATCTAAAGCGGAGTATCTAAAACGCTATTTGTCTAATGATGGCGACGCCAAAAAGTCTAAGGGGAAACTCAAAAAGAAGAGGCGTAAAATTCCGGGAAAAGG ACTCAAAATAGTAGACGATGATATAGATTGGAAACAGACGGTGGCCGAGGAaaatgaggaggaagaggacgacgAGGAAGCACCCGTG attgctGAAGTAATTGACGAACGCCCCGATGACGTCAGGATGCTGGAAATCTTCCGAAGCAGCTCTAGGTGGAAAGTCATTGgag ATGAAAATGAAGAAGAGGACATCCAATCAGGAGACTTACCCGAGCAGTCGTCGGGCAGAAAAACCCGACACGACTCTCCGGACGCTTCCCCTCCGAGGAGACCTCTCCACGATTCTCCTGATATGTCACCACCAAGGAAGAAACGCCACAATTCTCCCGACCAGTCGCCGCCAAGGAGGAAGAAGCAGCAGAAGGGACGACGGGATTCCGACTCAGACCTGTCGCCGCCCAGATGGGGAAGGCACGGTGGAAAAGTGTCAGATGATGACCTATCACCTCCTCGTAGGAACGCACAAACGGAG GGCAACAGTATGCTTTCGGGCGGAAAAGCGGGTCTGGTTTCCTCCGATGTTCTACGTATGGAGAAAGAAGAGGCACGACGCAGGGACGGAAACAACAAGGAGCTTGAAA ACGCATCCCGCCACGCTCAGACGGTGTTTCGAGACAAGAGCGGCAAAAAGCGAGATCTGGAGTCGGAGCGGGAAGAACAGAAAAGGAAAGCTGGAGAAAAAGCGGCAAAGGATGAGAAATACGCTCAGTGGGGGAAAGG GCTTGCTCAGGGTCAGATGGAGCAGCAGCGTCTGGAGGATGCCGTGCGCGAGGCCCAGAAGCCGCTGGCGCGCAACCGCGATGACGAGGACCTGGACCGCATGCTGAGGGAACAGGTGAGGGATGGAGATCccatggcggccatgttgcgGCGCAAGAAGGAGCGCAAGACGCACGGGGTTAAAG aaaaacctCAATATAGAggtcctcctccacctcccaaCAGGTTCAACCTTTTACCAGGATATCGCTGGGATGGCGTCAACAG GTCCAACGGTTTTGAGCAGAAGCGCTACACGAGGATCGCAGACAAAAAAGCACTTCAGGAGGAAGCCTATAAATGGAGTGTGGAGGACATGTAG
- the LOC144036351 gene encoding uncharacterized protein LOC144036351, giving the protein MMLSIMLQHLFVFGMLGVLLTPVWCDLITVCEEDDGDLRVDCLIKAKPNKINSYEFSWSSGSKQSLINANVSGLAAEAEFRQVSHVTEVEPHGYRLTLSGYRDKLPHNTTYMCKITGEGASVNVKRDHLVQCGAVSMFLQSSWIVAILLLYLYL; this is encoded by the exons ATGATGCTTTCCATCATGCTCCAGCATCTGTTTGTGTTCGGCATGCTAGGAG TGTTGCTGACGCCGGTGTGGTGCGACCTTATCACGGTGTGCGAGGAAGACGACGGTGACCTGCGGGTGGACTGCCTGATCAAGGCCAAGCCCAATAAGATTAACAGCTATGAGTTCTCCTGGTCATCAGGCTCCAAGCAATCACTCATCAATGCCAATGTGTCCGGCCTGGCAGCGGAGGCGGAGTTCAGGCAAGTGAGCCACGTGACGGAGGTGGAGCCGCATGGCTACAGGTTGACATTGAGCGGCTACCGGGACAAGCTGCCGCACAACACCACCTACATGTGCAAGATAACcggggagggagcgagcgtTAATGTGAAGAGAG ATCATCTCGTCCAATGCGGGGCTGTCAGCATGTTTCTGCAGAGCTCCTGGATTGTTGCCATCCTGCTTTTATACCTTTACTTGTAA
- the LOC144036101 gene encoding uncharacterized protein LOC144036101, producing MEQSGKIFIENLQHAKHRRNFFLRARPYRGELPTVAEPVNPVYPTLCHLCPIFYHGAVIMGCLRPRTRVSPLPGQPCQDGDHVWRGFLLQGCPATRPRKRSHFRARCSGLAAGDPPVPSGVLETNRKWKEHTSRDRCASRRHLLSKPRSRDAVSVPEGLPSSVVLAQEENSGLATARQHWHQPSFQNRVWDGPQGGVPQLARPLHRRAQVHHH from the exons ATGGAACAATCAGGGAAAATTTTCATTGAAAACCTGCAACATGCCAAGCACCGTCGCAACTTCTTTCTGCGGGCTCGACCATACAGGGGGGAACTTCCCACAGTGGCAG AACCGGTTAATCCAGTGTACCCTACCTTGTGCCACCTGTGTCCGATATTCTACCATGGAGCTGTGATCATGGGTTGTCTGAGACCTAGAACCCG GGTTTCTCCTCTACCCGGACAGCCCTGCCAAGATGGAGACCACGTCTGGAGAGGCTTTCTGCTTCAGGGCTGTCCCGCCACGAGACCGCGGAAAAGGTCGCACTTCCGTGCCAGGTGCTCAGGACTCGCGGCAGGAGACCCGCCAGTCCCATCCGGCGTCCTCgagacaaacaggaagtggaaagaGCATACATCAAGAGACAGATGCGCAAGCAGAAGACATCTGTTATCCAAACCAAGATCCAGAGATGCTGTCTCAGTACCAGAAGGACTTCCCTCCTCCGTCGTCCTGGCGCAGGAGGAGAACTCCGGCCTTGCCACAGCCAGACAACATTGGCATCAACCCAGCTTTCAG AATCGAGTTTGGGACGGTCCACAGGGAGGCGTACCCCAATTGGCACGACCCCTACACAGGAGGGCCCAGGTCCACCATCACTGA
- the bud13 gene encoding BUD13 homolog isoform X1 — protein sequence MAASTASIKGAELSKAEYLKRYLSNDGDAKKSKGKLKKKRRKIPGKGLKIVDDDIDWKQTVAEENEEEEDDEEAPVIAEVIDERPDDVRMLEIFRSSSRWKVIGEDENEEEDIQSGDLPEQSSGRKTRHDSPDASPPRRPLHDSPDMSPPRKKRHNSPDQSPPRRKKQQKGRRDSDSDLSPPRWGRHGGKVSDDDLSPPRRNAQTEGNSMLSGGKAGLVSSDVLRMEKEEARRRDGNNKELENASRHAQTVFRDKSGKKRDLESEREEQKRKAGEKAAKDEKYAQWGKGLAQGQMEQQRLEDAVREAQKPLARNRDDEDLDRMLREQVRDGDPMAAMLRRKKERKTHGVKEKPQYRGPPPPPNRFNLLPGYRWDGVNRSNGFEQKRYTRIADKKALQEEAYKWSVEDM from the exons atggctgcctccacTGCTAGCATCAAAGGAGCTGAATTATCTAAAGCGGAGTATCTAAAACGCTATTTGTCTAATGATGGCGACGCCAAAAAGTCTAAGGGGAAACTCAAAAAGAAGAGGCGTAAAATTCCGGGAAAAGG ACTCAAAATAGTAGACGATGATATAGATTGGAAACAGACGGTGGCCGAGGAaaatgaggaggaagaggacgacgAGGAAGCACCCGTG attgctGAAGTAATTGACGAACGCCCCGATGACGTCAGGATGCTGGAAATCTTCCGAAGCAGCTCTAGGTGGAAAGTCATTGgag AAGATGAAAATGAAGAAGAGGACATCCAATCAGGAGACTTACCCGAGCAGTCGTCGGGCAGAAAAACCCGACACGACTCTCCGGACGCTTCCCCTCCGAGGAGACCTCTCCACGATTCTCCTGATATGTCACCACCAAGGAAGAAACGCCACAATTCTCCCGACCAGTCGCCGCCAAGGAGGAAGAAGCAGCAGAAGGGACGACGGGATTCCGACTCAGACCTGTCGCCGCCCAGATGGGGAAGGCACGGTGGAAAAGTGTCAGATGATGACCTATCACCTCCTCGTAGGAACGCACAAACGGAG GGCAACAGTATGCTTTCGGGCGGAAAAGCGGGTCTGGTTTCCTCCGATGTTCTACGTATGGAGAAAGAAGAGGCACGACGCAGGGACGGAAACAACAAGGAGCTTGAAA ACGCATCCCGCCACGCTCAGACGGTGTTTCGAGACAAGAGCGGCAAAAAGCGAGATCTGGAGTCGGAGCGGGAAGAACAGAAAAGGAAAGCTGGAGAAAAAGCGGCAAAGGATGAGAAATACGCTCAGTGGGGGAAAGG GCTTGCTCAGGGTCAGATGGAGCAGCAGCGTCTGGAGGATGCCGTGCGCGAGGCCCAGAAGCCGCTGGCGCGCAACCGCGATGACGAGGACCTGGACCGCATGCTGAGGGAACAGGTGAGGGATGGAGATCccatggcggccatgttgcgGCGCAAGAAGGAGCGCAAGACGCACGGGGTTAAAG aaaaacctCAATATAGAggtcctcctccacctcccaaCAGGTTCAACCTTTTACCAGGATATCGCTGGGATGGCGTCAACAG GTCCAACGGTTTTGAGCAGAAGCGCTACACGAGGATCGCAGACAAAAAAGCACTTCAGGAGGAAGCCTATAAATGGAGTGTGGAGGACATGTAG